CTAACCGTTACAGACCGGCGCACATCAAACTGCAAGCTGTATATGCAGTACTCAATAAGTTCGTGGGCTCGTATGATCAGACTCTCTGATAAAATAGCCGAACATGCATATATATGCACCAACAGCCGGTGCTGCAATATGCCTCGCCGGGCGATCATGCAGGGTATGTCGCGTTTCAATATGCTCATCACTTTCTCCAATGGAAACTCTTTTTGCAAGCCATATCGTTCGCGATTCTGCGGGCCATGGCAAATAGGAGCGGTATCAACGCAAGATGTGACGGCACAAGATTGTTCTCGTTGTGTAAATAAGGCGTTATGCAATAAGTTAGACTCAGAGTCGGGCAGCCAGTACAGCCCAGAGATCTGGTGCGAAAGTGTGGTTGCTCTCGCAGCTACAAAGACATGAGACATATAACTGGCACAATTAAACAGGGCTGCCATTCAAGTTGGAAAACGATGTCAATTTAACTGTTCGTAAGCTTTATTTTGGTGATACCACGGCTGTCTATCAACTGATCGTTGTCCGGTTGACAAAGTGACTAAATGCTACAGCGCATCAACTCACCCCAATCAAATATGACATTTGTTACCCTTCAAACCCATCCATCCAGCGCACATATTCCTCAGCCCTTCTGAAGGTAAACCTTAGCAATTTGGGAGGTTTGTACTTCAGCAATGTTCGGTCGCTCAATTGTCCTACCAACCAACCTCGAAGGCTCACGCCGATCTCTCTGCCAGTTGCGAGAATAGCAGTTCTAGAACCGGCCTCAAAATAGTTAATTGACAGCCCGCGGGACTATTGTTGGTGGCATTTACGCCAATGTTACGCCAGCCGTTGGTAGCCTACAGCATGGACATCTGCAACCCTATCGCGATTCGACAGCTTCTGGTGATGGTTCCGGGGTTCGGGCGCCGGAGAAGCAGACGCGTCACCGATTTGCTGCAGGAATGTGATAGAGACGATGGTTGGTGAGAACCGAGAGCAAATATGCATTGGAATGGATACCACTGCATAAAAGGCTACTTATTGTTACATCGTCTCTGGCTATATCGTATAATCGTCCACTTTTATACTCTCGGCTTGGCCTGTTTATCATTATTGATAGATCACTCATCCCCGCATTTCATATTCGTATTTCGCAACTTACCAAACTGCAATCCATAGTATTATCTCAACATGGAAGCTAGTAAGTATGTCACCCAAATAGAGTTGCTCTCCCTCCAACACTAACGTGGAAGGCAATGGGATTTCTGATACCTATCCCCCGGCCGCAAGCCTGCTTCAGCTCTTCGATGAACGGCCTATCCCTGTTCTTCCACTAAAGATTGTCGAAAAGATATCATTTGAAGACGTCGATCCATCAGGCCAAGCCACGGCCGTTGTCAAGACATTCCACGATGCCTTGAGAGAAAGCGAtatccaagctcttcaagacTGCTTCTTTGCTGATCAAGCCTACTGGAAAGATGCATTGGCATTTACCTATCATTTACGAACGTTCTATACTCCTTCAGTGATAAGTGCCAATTTGTTGGAAACTAATAGAGCGAGAGGTCCCTCTATAAGATGGAATATGGAGAGTGCAGTTTTTGTCGCTGCGACACCCGTACTGGTAAGTTCGCTtccaatcatcaacaagtcGAACAAACTAATATCGGCTTCCTAATACTTTAGCAATTCATTGACGTTGCGTTGTCGTTTAAAACGGCATCGCCCGCAGCTTCATCCAGTGCAAGGATCTTGCTCCTCCCAGTTGAGAGCAGCGAGGGCAGCCTGGAGTGGAAGATCTGGATCCTGAGCACGAAGCTTGAAAACCTTGATGTTCATCCAGAGAATgaatctcttcttcactTACCTGGTCGCAACTTGAGTGGCATGACAGAGATTGATACCGAAGTTTTCATCATTGGAGGCGGCAACGCGTTAGTCCATCGTCTGATTGCTTTCTTCCTCATTGGCTTACCAACTTCTAGTGCTGCAGCGCTCGCCGCTCGGCTCAAGACCTTTGGAGTCGAGAGTATCATGGCTGAACGGAATGCCCGTATCGGCGATAACTGGGCCAAGCGCTACGATTGCATGAAGTTTCATGTGCCAACTTCTTTCTGCGACATGCCTTACATGGGTGAGCTAAACCGAGACTCTCTAGAGACGGGGATCCAACTAACGCGTGTTTATCGCAGGCTACCCAGAAGAACTCCGGGGCCTTCACCGTCTGGGCAAGGATGAACTGGCGAATCACCTCGCACAATATGTCACGTCATTCAACCTCAACGTCATTACTTCGGCAACGGTTCAGTCAACAGTTTACCATAAGTCAAGTGCGAAATGGACGATTGAACTACAAACTCCTGCTGGAGCGGTTACAGTGACTGCTAAGCAACTTGTTCAAGCAACGGGCGTTTCCTCGCAGAAGCCTTATGTTCCTACTATTGCAAATGCGGAGATCTACAAAGGGATCAACATCCACTCGTCGGGTTACAAAAATGGAAGAATATTGGTCGGGCAAGGCGTCAAAGTACGTGAACCATGCTCTTAATAGTCACACGTTCTAATATGCCCAGTCGGTTCTCATCATAGGTTCAGCAAACACGGCTTTCGATATCCTCGCCGACTGCTACACAGCTGGTCTAGAGCCGACAATGGTCGTGCGATCGCCAACATACATCTGCCCATTCGAGTATATCTGTAACGACGTCAGTCTCGGCGCGTACAACTTTGACGTCGCGCGTGGCGACAGAATGTTTCTCATGCTTCCATCCGCGGTAGAAGGTCAACTTGCGCGAAATCTCTTCAGAGTTCTTGCTTCCAAAGAACCTGATCGATATACTACTGTCAAAGAAGCCGGATTTCCTGTACTCGACAGTGCAGACCCTAACCAAGCACTCTTCTCTAATCTGATCGAGAAAGCAGGTGGGCACTACGTCGACGTCGGCACAACTGACATTATAGCCCGAGGCAAAGCCAGCGTCAAAGCAGGAGTCGAGCCAATTGCATTTACTCAAAGTGGCCTTCGATTCTCAGATGGCAGCTCGGCCGCCGCGGATGCCGTGATTTGGTGTACCGGTTTCGCAGATCGTGACGTTCGCTCGGTAGCCGCGGAGATCTTGGGAGGCGAAAAGCACACTGTCAGCAATGAAAGGATTCTAGGACCTCGGGAGATTGTAGATCGTCTCGACGCAACATGGGGCGTTGACTCTGAGGGCGAAATACGAGGAATGTGGAAGAGGCACCTGAGACTGGAGAATTATTGGGTCATGGGGGGTTATACGCAGCAACATCGGTGGCACTCGCGGACGTTGGCTTTGCAGATCAAGGCTGCTTTGGAGGGTATACTTCCTCCGGCTTATCGGGAGACTCTTGGGAGAGATTAGTTGTCAGCCTAGAAATCCCCCGACTGCCGAGGTGGTGATTATTGATCAAGTCCGACCGACCGTGTCTTTGAGAATCTTTTTCTCGCGTGACGAATCTGTAATGTTTAGTCTGTCTGACAGTACGGTAGTCCCATAGTCCACGAATAAGGATGTATGGTCCCCTGGATCCATATGCTGTCTTTGGGGGCTCTGCCACCCTCCTTTGCGGACATCCCGCAATACGACAAACACGTTACATCACAGCTTCGGATCGAACTCTCAGCAGCCCGGACGACCAGAAGGAAAGTAAACCAGGCGATGAGACAGGATAGCTCTTTTCTCCAACTTCAATAGCTTGTTACGCATTTGTAAAGCTCGTCATATCGATCTTGAGAATGGCAACCAAGTGAGGCATTCAAACATCAGCAACTTCGCCTAACCTCCACTACTCCTCCGTCCTCGCCTCGATCTACGCCGAGAACAGCGAGGCAAACACCCAACTCCCCTGCAGATCCATGTCTCAGGGCAAGGTTACACCCGTAACCATCGATCGATTGAATAACACGTCCGAGTAGATAGGGCGGTAAGTTCCGTACGGATGCGGATGGCTAGCCCGATTTTATCTGCTCCCAGTCAGCGTGAACAAGGGCTGAAGTTATGGCGTGTTTCAAGCTTGGGCTAATTTGCCCATTATTCTTTATTGTATGGGCCCACCACGTCGCGCCGACAAGACAGGAACAGGCCTCCAATTTCGACGAGTGGCGCAGATTGATTAGATGAGAGGTCGAATAGGTGAGGCACAGCAATGGATACCCTCCGTCCTGGGGTTTTGATCACTGCTCTCAGTCGCTGTGCCGTAAAGCTTGTCTACTTGTATTTCGCCTGCGTCAGCAGCTCAGCAGTATGGGTATTGTTATCGGTTTCGATTAATGTAGCCAATCCCAGTGAGGACTGGTACTGGAGCAGTTGTGATCTAAGGTGTGAAGTGAAATGCTCAAGAGAAGTGCCATATTTTTGTTTCATAGCCTGGGGAAGCAACATTTAGAAAAGACCTTAATAACTTGACTTTCTCTCAACACTAAACAATCTATAAAAAAACACACACTAACCAAAGAATTACATTAAGTTTCTATGTTTGTTATTTTTTATAAGATTTCTTAGGCGCAGCATATAGAATTCTGtctctttgtttgtttttgtttgtttgtttgtttgtttgtatatttttcgtctGGGTGGCTGTAACGAAGCCAGATCTCCTACTGGAGCAAAagacgtgctgagctagcTAGGTACAGGGAAACCCCGCTTCCTTCACCATCCAGCATACCAATGGCACAAAAGGTGCTGTATTTCTCAAGCCCGTCACCCGTCAGCGGGTTCGGGGGCAATCTATTGTCGAACTTTTTCCACCGACCAGAATTCTCTCGCGCATCACTACATCTGCCGACGCAGTCCACAATCTCCAGTAACCAAGTTGTAGCTCGTAGTCGACTGTCGCGGCGGCAGGGAAAAACCTCGGGAAGGAATCAGAGGCCGACGGTGCGGCTTGCCTTCAAAGGAGAAAAACCCATCGCAATCGGCGTCGTTGATCGGGAGGATGTCGCTACCGATGCCATGGGCATCGTCCTCCGATATCTAAGGCGTTCTGGTTCTGAGGTGCCGCCATTAGATCCGACAAAGGTGTTGTCAGAGAAGGCGAACTCTCCAAAATTCCTTCTCTGAAAACTGCTGTTAGGGAGCCGATAGCATCCCCGCAGTTTTGTGTGGTCGCGTGGCCTGCAGAAAATCCCGCTCCTAACACGGCACTAACAGTGCGTGCCAAGAAAGAATTTTTACAGGGGAGAGTTAGAATTCTGTCTCTTCTTCAATCGTGGCTTGCTCTAGGGTAACGGCCATCCTCGACCAGACTGCGAAAAGCTCAGATCTTACCAACCAGTGCCAATCGACCCACGCAGCACCACTTTTCTTAATCCCGTCGGCAATGGAAAAGCTTGGAATTTCGTCCCATTGTGTGGAGATAAAACAGTGACATGCCATCGTAAATTGAAGGGCCGAAAAACGGGCTCTCACCACAAAACCCACAGTGAAATATGGAGTCATTACCAAACAACTGTCTATTATACCCAGGGATATCGGAAGTCGGGATGAACAATCAACCCGAGTGCTTCAGGTTTCCCTATTCAAGCCTCTGGAGCAAGTTCACCGTGTGTCTTCTTCTGGCAGACCCCTTAATTTGTAACGCGCCGTGAAAGTGCACAGACTGCAAGCTGAATACGATGTCTGCGTTTCAGTTATGGTGTATCTACCTAAAAAGCTAGCCCGCTCCATAAACAAGAGCCACAATTGTCTGTCACTGCCAATGAAGCTTGTTTTTAAGCATTAAAAAAAGGGTGAATCTAAACTTGAGTTACAGGGGCAGCGTAAAATTGGTGCATCGTATCTTGACCACTCTCGGGCTAACCACGTCcgaaaaaaaagaatatccACCTGTCATGATTCCACTCTAATTTCCGGAGAATGAGAACTGGGGTTAGCTTCTGTTCCTTTTCAGCCCTGTTCATCGGACGATGTCACTGTTTGGGTTTACTGCGATTAAGTTTTTTCTTATCGTGATGTCTCGATTTAGTATGCTGGTAGTTAGTGGGTTGGTTCTCCTATGGAGGTCTCTGCGCGATGCAAAAGAACCATCGTCCCTCGCACCGAATACGCGTCGACTGATACAAAGAACTGGGGATTTACTATATATGATCCTGGCTAGTATGTTTTTCTCTCCCTGCGGCTCCATCCGAGAAACAGGTAGGCGGAGTGCATGGTGACACGTTCTAGATTAGGTCGATGGGTGACTTGCTCTCATTGTGCGAATAATATTCCTCCAATCAGAGCGCTTCCTCTCCCAACGACACCCTTGGATGAGATCTGAAACATGAAGTCCTTACAAGGGCCATCACGAGAGGAATGCTCATGATATTCTGCTATAAAGACTTCAGATTCTCCCTTCAAGTTTATCGTTTCTGTTCTGCAGTTCAATAGTCTCTCTTTACAATCTAACTTTCTACACTCTTTGACCCTGGTGGTTATCCTCTCTTTTACAATCTCACAAGATATACCAAACCCTCTTTtcaaccaacaacaaacCAATCCATCAAAATGAAGTTCTCCATCGTCTTCGCCGGCCTCTTCGCCTCCGCCACCATGGCCTCCCCCCAGGGCAACATCACCCCCAACACCATGGGCGCCCTCGAGCGACGCGCCTCCTTCCCCATCCCTGCCTCCAAGGGCTCTGTCACCTACAAGAAGGTCCAGACCATCTCCGGTGTCTTTGACGGCGGCATGAAGACCTACGGCCGCGGCGTCAAGTGCACTGGCCAGGCCGAGGGCGGTGACGCTGATgccgtcttcctcctcaagaACGGCGCTACCCTCAAGAACGTCATCATTGGCGCTGATCAGATCGAGGGTGTTCACTGCGAGGGCTCTTGCACCATTGAGAACGTCTGGTGGAAGAAGGTCTGCGAGGATGCTCTCTCCCTCAAGGGCGATGGCAACGCTCTCATCAAGGGTGGTGGTGCCACCGGTGCTGATGACAAGGTTATCCAGCACAACGGTCTCGGAACGGTCACCATTGATGGCTTCACCGTTGTCGACTTCGGTAAGCTCTACCGATCTTGCGGTAACTGCAAGAAGATGGGTACCCGCAACGTTGTCGTCAAGAACGTCAAGGCCTTCAACGGAAAGGTCCTCACTGGCATCAACTCCAATAAGGGTGACGTCTCCACCATCACTGGAACTTGCGCTTCTTCCGTCAAGGAGATCTGCGTTGAGTACGAGGGTACCGTTCCCGGCAAGGAGCCCAAGAAGCTCGGCTCTGGCCCCAGCAAGGCCTGCAAGTACTCTTCCGTCAAGTCTTGCTAAGCGCTTTACGATTGAGGCCTCGATGTTTACAGTGAGGCGGTAATACTGTGGAGGATAGATGGATGTTGGATAAGGGGTTAATAAGGTGCTTGAAGCACCTCTTGTTGAGGTTGGGAAAGCTACCAGTTCTGTACTTTCAACGTATATATCTCTTTACTATAAATACACTTCGTTGAACGAGAAACTATGAGCCTTTTTATTAATTGAACGTGTGAGCAATTGAAATGTGAGCAGTAGGAGTGTTTAACTGAAACTATAGGCCAAGTTCTCTTCTTGCGATACATGGCCAATTAGAACTTCTTGTAGCCTTGCCCAGAGACAAATGTCTGCTGCCAAACCTGCTGCTCCTTACCCTCAGCGAGCTCAACATAGAACTGAGC
This DNA window, taken from Fusarium oxysporum f. sp. lycopersici 4287 chromosome 7, whole genome shotgun sequence, encodes the following:
- a CDS encoding pectate lyase E — protein: MKFSIVFAGLFASATMASPQGNITPNTMGALERRASFPIPASKGSVTYKKVQTISGVFDGGMKTYGRGVKCTGQAEGGDADAVFLLKNGATLKNVIIGADQIEGVHCEGSCTIENVWWKKVCEDALSLKGDGNALIKGGGATGADDKVIQHNGLGTVTIDGFTVVDFGKLYRSCGNCKKMGTRNVVVKNVKAFNGKVLTGINSNKGDVSTITGTCASSVKEICVEYEGTVPGKEPKKLGSGPSKACKYSSVKSC